Below is a window of Halobaculum lipolyticum DNA.
TTCGTCGCGACCGCCGCCCGGCGACCGACCGATCAGCCCAGCCGAACCGGGTCGTCGCCGGCGACGACCGCGACCCGGACCTCGTCGCCGACGGCGAACGTCGGGTCGCCGGCTTCCGGGCGCGTGACGAGTTTCGCGCCCGTCGCGGCGTCGCCGCGAGCGGCGAACAGCGACAGCCCGGTGATCCGCTCGCCGTTCGCCAGCACGTCGACGGCGCCCCAATCGACGTGTCGGCCGACGCGCGTTCCGACCTCGCGACCGAGGAACCGGACCGGACCGCCGTCGAGCGAACGGCCGTCGTCGTCGTCGTCGTCGTCGCCGCCGTCGGCACCACCGCCGGCGACGGCGTCCGGGACGCCGGTTCCCGGGAACCCGCCGCCGGTGTAGTGCGCGAGGCCGCCGTCGAGCGGGCGGCCGTCGTCGTCGGCGACGGCGACGAACCCCGGATCGTCGTCGGCAACGGCCGCGAGCGCGGGGGCGGGGGCGTCCAACACCGCGTGGCTCGGTCCCGTCTCGACGACCGTGCCGGTGCCGTCCCACGCGAGCGCGGTCACGTCGACGTCGGCGACGAGCGGGCGCGACCCGGACGCGCGGTAGGGGTTCCGGTCGGGGTCGCGGAACTCCAGGTGGACGTGGTTGTCGACCCAGCGGCCGAAGAAGCCCGAGCGCACCATGTCGCCGAGCGGGTCGCCGACGGTGACCTCGTCGCCGGCCTCGACCGCGGGGTCGACGTGGAGCACGCGGGCGACGTGGTCGCCGGTGTCGATCACGATCAGGTGGTCGTGGTCGACGGCGTACTCCCGGTCCGGACAGCCGACCGTCCGGGTGTCGAGCACCTCGCCCGCGACCGGGGAGACGCCCACGTTCGACTCGGGATACAGATCGACGGCGCACGCCCGGTCGTGGGCCGGATACGGCGAGTTGTACAGCGAGAACTTCCGATAGCGCGCCAGCACCGACGCCGGCACGGTCACCGGCTCCGACGCGGCGTCGGACGCCGTCGACTCCCCCGACTCCTCCATACCCGCGGGAGGCGACGCAAGCGCTTAGGCGACCCGACTCCGAGCGGCGGACGTGACCACGAGCGAGCCGGTGCGGGTGTATCGCGGGCGCCGCGGGGACCGCGAGACCGACCGCGCCGCCACCGCCGCGATGCTCGCCGAGACCGGCGAGTCGGGCGTCCCGGCGCTCCGGGTGTGGGCGCCCGGCCGCTCGCTCGCGTTCGGGCGGCGCGACGCCCGCGCGGACGGCTACGCCCGGGCGACGGCGGCGGCCCGCGAACACGGCTTCCCGCCGGTCGAGCGCTCCGTCGGCGGTCGAGCGGTCGCGTACGCCGCGTCGACGCTGGCGTTCGCCCGCGCGGTCCCGCTCGCGGACGCCCGAACCGGGCTGAACGACCGCTACGAGTCGGCCGTCGGGACGCTCGTCGCCGCCCTCCGCGACGCCGGCGCCGACGTCGAGCGCGGGGAGCCGCCGGCGTCGTACTGCCCCGGCGACTACTCGGTCCGGGTCGCCGGCGGCGGGAAGGTGGCGGGCATCGCCCAGCGCGTGCGCGGCGATTCGGCGCTCGTCTCCGGCTGCGTCACGGTCGCCGAGCGCGGCCCGATCCGGGCGGTCCTCCGGCCCGTCTACGACGCGCTGGCGGTCCCCTTCGACCCCGACTCGGTCGGCTCCGTCGCGCGGGCCGGCGGTCCAGACGACCCGGCGGCCGTTCGCGACGCGCTGGAGGCCGGCTTCGTCGGGGACCGCGACGCCGAGGTGCGCGACGTGACGGACCTCTCCGTCGACCGCGACGGCTGAGCGACCGGACTCGCGACCGCCGATCACACGGCCGATGCGGGACAGTCGACCGCACGCGTCGACGCGCCGCCGGGGTGGCGGAGGCCGTGTCGCCGCGGTCGCGCCGGTCGGCCCGGCCGCTGACGCACCCGCCGCGACGGAGGCAGGCCGTCACACGGACCCGACACGGTTTAGGCCGAACCCTCGGAACCACCGCGTATGATTTCGAGGCAGTTCCTCCGCGAGCACCCGGAGGAGGTACGCGAGGGGATCCGGAACAAGGGGGTCGACGTCGACCTCGACCGGATCCTCGAACTCGACGAGGAGTGGCGCGAGCTGAAGGGCCGCGGCGACACCCTGCGCCACGAGCGCAACGAGGTGTCGTCGAAGATCGGCCGGCTCAAACAGGAGGGCAACGAGGAGGAGGCCCAAGCGGCCATCGACGAGAGTCAGGCCCTCAAAGCCGAACTCGCCGAGATCGAAGACCGCGCCGACGAGCTGGAGGACGAACTCCACGACGCGATGCTCCACCTCCCGCAGATCCCCGACGACGACGTGCCCGTCGGCGACGACGAGGACGAGAACGTCGAGGTGCGCCGGGAGGGGTTCGACGACCTGCGGGACCTCCCGAGCGAGGTGACCCCCCACTACGATCTGGGGGAGGACCTCGACATCCTCGACTTCGACCGCGGCGCGAAGGTGTCGGGCGGCGGCTTCTACTTCGCGAAGGGCGAGGGCGCGATGCTGGAGCACGCGCTGATCCAGTTCTTCCTCGAGGTCCACCGCGAGCAGGACTACACCGACGTGTTCCCGCCGATCCCGGTGAACTCGAAGTCGATGGAGGGCACCGGCCAGTTCCCCAAGTTCGTCGAGGACGCCTACCGCGTCGGCGACGAGAACGCCGACGAGATCAACGACGACGACCTCTGGCTCCTGCCGACCGCGGAGGTCCCGGTGACGAACATGTACCGCGACGAGATCCTGCTGGACGACGACCTCCCCGTCAAACACCAGGCGTACTCGCCGAACTTCCGCCGGGAGGCCGGCGAACACGGCACCGAGACGCGCGGCATCGTCCGCGTCCACCAGTTCAACAAGGTCGAACTCGTCAACTTCGTGCGCCCGGAGCACAGCGACGAGCGCTTCGAGGGACTCGTCGCGGAGGCCGAGGAGGTGCTGAAGCGGCTCGACCTCCCGTACCGTATCCTCGAGATGTGTACGGGCGATCTGGGCTTCACGCAGGCGAAGAAGTACGACATCGAGGTGTGGGCGCCCGGCGACGACATGGCCGACGGTCCCGAGCAGGGCGGCAGGTGGCTGGAGGTGTCGTCGGTGTCGAACTTCCGCGACTTCCAAGCACGCCGCGCGGGCCTGCGCTTCCGCCCCGAGCGCCACGAGAGCGCCGAGTACCTCCACACGCTCAACGGGTCGGGCGTGGCGGTCCCGCGCGTCGTCGTCGCGATCCTCGAGTACTACCAGAACGACGACGGCACCGTCGACGTGCCCGAACCGCTCCAGCCGTACATGGGCGGGCGCGAGGTCATCGAGGGGAGCGAGAAGCTCGGCGAGAGCGCCGTCGGCGCCGGCGAGAAGGAGTAGCCGGGCACGGCGGGGGGCGACGGTCGGCGTGTGGACGCCTTCTGCGACCGCGGCTCAGTCGGTGTAGGTGGTGAGCCGGACGACCCCGGTGCGCCCGTCCGTTCCGGCCGACTCCCCGACCCGGAACACGTCGACGAAGCCGAACAGCGCGGTGCCGTCGGCGGCGTCGAGCAGGCGTCCACGGACCGCGACCTCCGCGGCGTCCGCGTCGCTCGCGTCCGCGTCGCTCGCGTCTCCGTCGCTCGCGTCTTCGCCCGCACCGTCCGCGTCGTCGCGCGATCGGCGGTACACCGCGTCGACGGCGTGTTCGGTGTCGGTTCGCGGGCGCTCCTCGCGCATGAACCGGACGAACGACGCCCGCCCCGACAGCGTGCGGTCGGGCCGGTCGTGGACGAACCCGGGAGCGAGCAGGGCCGCGAGGTCGTCGTACTCGCCGTCGTCGATGGCGCGGTAGTACGCCCGGACGGTCGCCTCGGGTGACACGGATCGGGAGCGGGACGCGAGCGGCTTGAATCGGTCGGCGGTCGCCGTGGCCGGGGCACCGCCCCGCGCTCCGGGGCGCTTATTCGCCGGCGCCGCCTCGCCCCGGGTGTGGACCTGCACGTCCGGTACGAGGGCGACGACGACCCCGACAAGTGTACGGCCCGGAAGCTCGCGCGCTTCGACCTGGCGGACCTCCACCGGTCCGACCGGGCGACGCCGTACGGGGTCGTGCTCAACCCCCACGCCGAGCGGGCGCTGTCGCCCGCCGACGCCGACGGCGACGCCGCGGGGACGCTCGTCGCGCTCGACTGCTCGTGGGAGTCGGCCGGCGAGGCGATGTTCTCGCTCCCCGGCGACCACCGCGCGCTCCCGTACCTCGTCGCCGCCAACCCCGTGAACTTCGGCCGGCCGATGCAGTTGACGACGGTGGAGGCGTTCGCCGCGGCGCTGTGTATCCTCGGGGAACGGGACCACGCCGAGCGCGTGCTCGCGAAGTTCACGTGGGGGGAGACGTTCCTCGAACTCAACGAGGAGCCGCTGCGGCGCTACGGCGACTGTGCCGACTCCTCGGAGGTCGTCGCGATCCAACAGGAGTACCTCGACCGCTGAGCGGAGGCCGCCGGGGCGGCGACGGGCACCGGGACGACGGCCGCGGGGGTTCTACTCCGCGAGGGCGCCGCCGACGGCGCCGGCGATGGCCGAGTCGATCGCGAACAACACCGTGACGAGCGCCCCGACCAGCAGCACGCCCGCGCCGCCGACCAGCCCGCCCAGCGGGCCGCCGCCGGCCAGCCCGAACAGGCCGCCCAGCAGCGCGAACAACAGCGTGTAGGCGACGCCCGTCACCGAGCCGGCGATCAGCCCGTGGTAGGCGCCGTTGCCGACCCCGCCGCCGGCGAGGTAGCCCGCGACGGCGCCGCCGATCAGTCCCGCCCCGATCTGGCCGACGACCGGGATCGCCGTGCCGAACGCCGCGACGACGAGGAAGACGGCCGCACCCCACGCGACCGCGCGCCAGTCAGTCATAGCCCCCGCAACGCACGGGCGGGCTATCTACTTGTCGCCGCCGCGGTCGTCGTCGCGTCCGTCGTCGCGGTCGAACGCCGCGGCGCCGTCGACGAAGCGGCCCTCGCGACCGTCGCGCTCGTCGCGCTCGTCGTCGTCGGACGGCTCGCTCCCGTCGCCCTGCACCGCGTACTCCGGGAGGTCGGCCACGTCGACGTCGCCCGCGAGGATGTCCGCCGGGTCGATGTCCCCGAGGCGGTCGGGGTCGGACTCGTCGCCGCCGGGGTCCGGGTCGCCGCCGGGGTCGACGGTGGGGTCGACGTCGACGGTGCCGGCGGTTTCGGCGGGGTCCGACCCGTCGACGGGGTCCGACTCGGCGCCGTCGGCCGTCGCCGCGGCGGTCTCGCCCGCCGCGCCCTCGACGGCCGCCTCCGCCTCCGCCTCCCGGGCGGCCGCGAGTTGGTCGGTCGTCGGGACGAACAGCCGGTCGGTCGCGGGGTCGTACGGGCCGTCGGGGACCTCCTCCCGGCGCTCGGCACGCAGTCCGTCGGCGGCTTCCGGCGCCGGGTCGGGCGCCGACTCCGCGTTCGCGCGGACGCGGTCCGGTTCGACGCCGCGGACGGCGGCCCACTCCGCCGGGTCGACTCCGGCGGCGTTCACCGCCCACGCGTCGAGGGCGGCCGCCGGCGACGACCCGGACTCCAGGAGTCCGACGAGCGAGCGGAGCGCGCGCGTCTCCGCCTCGCGCCACCAGTCCGGCTTCTCGACGTAGACGGGGTAGAAGAACGGGGTGTCGCTGCGGTCGGCCAGTTCCCGGGGGAACGAGACGGTGCGGTCGTGGACCTCCTGGAACACGGTCATGTTCACCGCGGCGACGGCCGCCAGCAGGTCGGCGTCCATCTCGTAGCCGGCGGTCTCCAGTTCCGCCCGGAGGTCGGCGAAGGCGAAGGCGAACCACGCGGAGCCGGCGTCGTCCGTGAGCAGGTGGTTCGGCGTGTCGTCGTCGCGGGCGCGGCGGTACTGCTCGTCGACCCGCGACTGGACGGCGTCGTGGAGGACCCGGAGGCCGATGCGCACGTCGTCGACGGTGAAGTCCGTGCGCTGGGCGACCTCCTCGATGTAGGGGTCGGGGACGGCCGGCCGATGCATACGGGTGGGTGTGTGGGAGGGGCGTAAAACGGTTCGTGTTCCGTCGGTGACGCCACCGCCGGGGGATCCGTCGTAGTTCTCTCGCCGACCGAATACATTTTTCTCCAGTAGGTGGGGCGTATAGAAGTGGCCGAACACACACGTCGCAGCGTGGGGGCGGCGGTGGTCGCGACCGCGCTGGCGGGCTGTCAGCGAGGTCGGTCGGCGCCACCGGCCGTCCTGCTAGTCGAGAACCGGCACGACCTCCCGCACGTCGTCGCCGTCGAGATCGGCGTCTACTCGTCCGACGGGTCGGTCGACGCGGGGACGGAGCACGCGCAGATCCCCGTCGACCCCGGCGAGTCGAGACGGTTCGAGGGCCTGTTCAACGACGACTCGTCGTACCGGATCCGTGCGACGATCCCGGGCTCGGAGTCGGTCGTGGTCGAGTACGGCCGTGAGGGGTCGAGCATCCACGAGAACCGGCCGTTCCTCCGGGTCGGCGAGAGCGGGATGCTCACCGGTGGGATCCGCTCCGTCTGAGTGTCGACTCGGGTCCGACTTGGGCGGCGAGCGGGCCGACTACAGCGACTCGGCCACGTCCTCGGCGAAGTACGTGAGGATCAGGTCCGCGCCGGCGCGCTTCAGCGACAACAGCGACTCGTGGGCGGTCGCCTCCAAGTCGAGCCAGCCGCGGTCGGCGGCGGCGTGCAGCATCGCGTACTCGCCGGAGACGTTGTAGGCGGCGACGGGGCGGTCGAACCCCTCGCGCACGTCGCGGACGACGTCGAGGTACGGCAGCCCCGGCTTCACCATCAGCACGTCGGCGCCCTGCTCGACGTCGGCACGGGCCTCCCGGAGCGCCTCGCGGCGGTTGGCGGGGTCCATCTGGTAGTGGCGACGGTCGCCGAAGGCGGGCGCGCCGTCGGCGGCGTCGCGGAACGGCCCGTAGAACGACGACTCGTACTTCACCGCGTAGCTCATCACCGGCACCGCGTCGAACCCGGACGCGTCCAGCCCGTCGCGGATGGCGCCGACCATCCCGTCGGTCATCGACGAGGGCGCGACCATGTCCGCGCCGGCCTCGGCGTGGGACACCGCCGTCTTCGACAGCAGGTCCAGCGTCTCGTCGTTCTGCACCGTGAGCGTCGGGTCCTCGGCGGCGTGTTCCTCGACGACGCCGCAGTGGCCGTGGTCGGTGTACTCACAGAGGCAGACGTCGGTGATCACGTACGCGTCCGTCTCGGCGGCGATGTCGCGCACGGCGCGCTGGACGACGCCGTCCTCCGCGTACGCGCGGGACCCGACAGCGTCCTTCGACTCGGGGATGCCGAACACCATCACCGCCTCGACGCCGGTGGCGAGCACCTCCTCGACGCGGGCGACCGCCTCGCTCACGGGCACGCGCTCGTGGCCGGGCATCGACTCGATGGCGACGCGCTCGTCGGCGGTCGCGTCGACGAACACCGGGGCGATCAGGTCCGACGCCGAGAGGCTCGTCTCCGAGACGAGCGACCGCACGCCGTCGGTGCGGAGCCGGCGGGGTCGGTCGGTGGGGAACATGGCGACACCTCGGCTCGCGCCGGAGGTAAAGCCCGCGTTCGCGGCGCGGCGGACCGGCGGTGTCGCGGCCGGCGTCTCCCCCGACGCTCCCCGTCGACGGCGCCCGCTCCCGCCGGGCGGCGAAGGACACAAACCCTATATCGGGCGACTGGCAAGCCGCGGTCGTGACGCTCGACCCCCTCCAGATCGGCGCGATGCCTCCGTGGCTGGAGTCGCTGTTGGCCTCGGAGTACGCGCTCGTCGTCCTGTTCGCCGTCTTCGTGCTGGAGGGGGCGATGCTGATGTACTTCATGCCGAGCGAACTGATCGTGCCCGGCTCGCTCCTGCTGTTCGGCCACTCCGTCGACACCGTCGTCGCCGTCCTCGCCGTCGCCGTCCTCGGCGCGACCGTCGGGCAGACGGCGCTGTTCGTCGTCGCCCAGCGCGGCGGCCGGGAGTGGCTCCTGCAGAAGCGGTGGTTCCGCGTGAGCGAGGAGCGCCTCGACCGCTTCGACGGCTGGTTCGACCGCTGGGGGCAACTGGTCGTCCCCGTGTCGAACTCGCTGCTGTTCACCCGGGGGATGCTCACCGTCCCCGCGGGGCTGGCGGAGATGGACGTCCGCCGGTTCGCGGCGCTGTCGGCGGTCGGCACTCTCGTGTTCGAGTCGGCGCTGGCGGCGCTGTACGTGTTCGGCGTCGACTTGTTGTGGTGAGCGGGCGGTGGAGGGCGGGCGTGTGGGAGGGCGACCCCGTGGAGACCCGGCGGCTGTCGCCGACCGACGGCGACGGCGCGGCTACGACTCCCGGTCGGTCTGTGTCACGTCCACCTGCTCGCGGATGGCTTCGAGTCCCTCGCTCTCGGCGAGTTCCTCGACGCGGTCGCGGAAGTGCGACTCGCACAGCCCGACCTTGACACCGCCGCGTTCGGCGGCGTAGGCGGCTTCTCGGTCGCAGTAGTGACACTGCATACCCACAGAAGGCGGTCGGACGTACTTAACGTCGCGCCTCCGGCAACCGATCGCGGACCGTCGCCCAGCGTGGGGCGTCCAGCCCGTCGACGCCCACCTCCTCGCCGTGGGCGTCGGTGCCGCCGGCCAGCAGCAGGTCGTGCTCGCGCGCCAGCGCCTCCACGCGGGCGGGGTCGTCCGCGACCGCGTCGGCGTACGGGTAGAACCGCTCGACGGCGTCGAGGTCGTGCTCGACGCACAGCGACAGCGCGGCGTCGGGGTCGTCGTAGCGGAACGGGTGAGCCAGCCCCACGAGCGCGCAGGCGTCGCGCAGCAACTCGACTCCCTCGTCGACCGGCGTCACGGCTCGCGGGACGAAACAGGGTCCGTCGTCCCCGATGAGGTGCGCGAAGGCGCCCTCGTAGTCGTAGTCGGCGTCGCTCTCGTGGATCGCGCGGGCGACGTGGGGCCGCCCCATCCCTTCGCGCGGTTCCAGCCCCAGATCCACGTCGAGGAACTCCTCGACGGACTCGACGATGCGGCGACCGCGCTCGCGGCGGTCGCGCTGGAGGCGGTCACACTCCGCGCGCAACGCGTCCTCGGCGCCGGGCGCGGCCGCCTCGCCGCCGACGCCGTAGCCGAGGAGGTCCACCCGCTCGCCGTCGGGACCGGTGTCGACCCGGAGTTCGATGCCGCGGACGACCGTCACGCCGTCGCGGACGCTCACGGGCGAGTCGAGCGCCGGGTGGATCCGGTCGTGGTCCGTGACGGCGACGGCGTCGAGGGCGGCGCGACGCGCCGCCGCCGTGAGCGTGTCGAGCGTGAACTGCCCGTCGGAGACGACAGTGTGGACGTGGAGGTCGGCGGCGACCATCGTCGGATCCCGGGCGACCCGGCGGGAAGGCCGTTCCGGTCGCTCCGCGGGCCGCTCGCGGTGCCGCGGCGGCGTCGTGGCTCCGCCCGGCGGCGCGGAATACAATGGCATTAATATTCGTTAAAGTCTACCCTCCTCACGAAGGTCGTACATGGACAATCGTTACATACTACCTCGGTCTTCCATCAGTCGATGCGCCTGAACGGCACGGAAGACCAGCTATCGACCCACGAGTACCCCGCGACGAGCGGCGAACTCATCGACGCGTACGGCGACGCCCGTATCGAACTCCAGGACGGGACCGACACGGTCGGCGCGGTACTCGGACGGCTGGGCGCGGAGACGTTCCACTCCGCCGACGACGTCATGATGACGCTGTGGGGCGGCGTCGGCCACGAGGCCGTCGGTCGCCGCTTCTACAGCGACCGCGACGCGCCGACCGTCGGCGAGAACGGTCCCGACCCCGTCTCGTTCTGAGCGCGCGAGCGAGTACCGTCGGCGGCGGCCGCCACCGCCGCGAGAACTGCCGTGTGTCGCGCCGGGCACCGGCTCAGTCACCCCGTCGCCCGGCCCTTCTGTCGACCGCTACACCCACTCCAGCGCCGCGTCCAGATCCAGCGGCACGCTCCCCTTCTTGTACGCCTCCGTCCGGCCGTCGGGCCGCGAGCGGAACACGACGGCGGGCCGGTGGCCCACCTCGGGGCGCTCGCCGCGGACGGCGAACCAGTCGTCGTCGGGGAACGACGAGCAGTCGACGAACAGGGTGATCCCGCCGCCGTGGGCTTCGAGTTGCCCGCTCGTCTTCGTCTCGACGGTGTCGCGCACCGCCGCCGAGGGCGTCCCGGCCGAGCGGCGGTTGGGCGCGACCGGCCGCGTCACCTCCACGAGCGTCGAGGTGCCGTCCGGGCGCGTCGCGCGGTAGTCGATGACGTGGTCGGTCGTCACCTCGATCTCGGGTTCGATGTCGTACCCCGCGTTCACGAGCAGGCGGGCCACGTCGAACTCGCCCATCGTCGCGGTCATGCGGGTGAGGTCGAGGTACTCGCTGGTGCCGAGTTTGCTCGCCATCTCCTCGCGGTCGTCGTCGAGGACGCCCGTCGCGAGGAACTGCTCGTAGAAGCCGAGCGCGTCGAAGCGGTCGGCGTCGGGGAACCCCGCCGCGTGTTCGCGGAAGAACTCTCGGGTCGTCCCGGCGCCGTCCTTCGAGCAGAGGACCGGGAGGAAGTACCACGCGAGGTGCGGGAAGTCCTCGAACCACGGCTCGTCCTCGTACAACATCGCGAGGAGTTCCTTCTCGGCCCACCGCGTGACGGGGAACGGAACCTCGGCGAACGCGTACTTCTCCGTGCGCCACAGCGAGGAGGGCGTCTCGGTGTTGCCGAGCCAGTAGGCGCCGGGACCGCCGCCGACGCCCGTCGGCCCGTCGCCGTCGCTCGTCCAACAGAACAGCGCGAGACTCCCGTCGTCCATGTCGAACCGGCGTGCCTCGAACCCCGGCGGCGGCGCGAACCACGGGTCGCGCTCGGTCGCCCCGAGGTTGTCGTCGAGCGGTCGGTAGAGGTCGTCGCGGACCCGGGACTCCGACCAGGAACCGGGGGCGTATCTGAACCGAAGCGGGCGTGCCACAGCGGAGATGGTCGTTGCGGCGGTTTCAACCCACCGCTCGGCCCGCAACGGCGCCGCGTCGCTCCCCGCGGCGTGTGAACGACCGATACATATATTACACACAATTTGTTACGTGATACCGTACCATGTCAATGGGTGCCTACGACGAGGACGAACACGAGCGCCGGGAGGAGAAGGCGCGTCTCGACACCGAGTTCGCCGAGGAGCGGAGCGAGTATCGCGGCCGAGTGACGTACGACTCCGGCGACTCGACGGAGGCACTCCTCGACCAGTTCAAGACGATCAAGGGCGAGTAGCCCGCACGGACCGTCTCGACGCCGCCGTTCTCTGACTCACTCGGCCCGCAGCGACAGCGCGATGGCCGTCAGGGAGACGACGGAGACGGCGACGACGTGGCCACACATCGCGAGCAGCAGCACCGGTCGGTCGGCGATGAACGGGACCAGCGCCAGCTGTGCGAGCGCGAAGCCGACGTTGAGCGCGTCGAGCCGGCGGAAGCGAAGGCGCGTCCCCGGCCCGGGCGACAGCCGCAGTTCGCGGTACAGCGAGACGACGGCCGTCCACCACGACGTGCCGATCCGGTAGCACAGGTCCCACAGGACCAGCAGCGCGAGGAACACGACCGCGGCCGGGGGTGCCGGACCGAACAGGTCCTCGACGATGGGGACGTCCGGCGTCGCCACGTCGAACGGGAGCAGCGCCGCCGCCGGCGACGGCCCGCCGACGGTGGCCGGGTCGGTGACGAACAGGTGGGTGACGAGCGCGACGAACGCCAGCACGCCGAGCACCACCTCGATGCTCGACCCGAACAGCAGCCGGTAGTACGACTCGGCGACGTCGAGCCGGCGGTTCTCGCCGCCCAGTTTCAGCATGAAGTAGCTCCCGACGGCGGCGACGCCGACGGCGGCGGTGCCGGCCGGGACGGCGCTCCAGAGGTCGTAGATCCACGCGAACAGGAGGACGCCGACCTCGAACACCGCGATCTGGAGACCGATCGCCGCCCGCTTCGAGAGCGTCGCGCCGGGGAGCGCGCCGACGATGCTCTCGTACACCCACGCGTCGCCGTACGCCGGACCCGGTGGCCGCGCGGTCGGGGCGACGGGACCGTCGGCGGTGCCGTCCGCGGGACCGACCGCCTCGTCGCGCCCGTCGCGGGCCGACTCCCCGTCGGCGGTCGGTTCGCTCACGTGGACACCCCGGGGTCGACTCCCGGGTCGCTCCCGGCGCCGCCGGACCGTCCGGCGCCGTCGCCGTCACGGTCGAGCGCGAGCCGGAGCGCCTCGTCGAACGGGGTCGGCTCCACGGACACGTACGCGCGGATGGCGTCGTCGCCGACGACGACCGGCGTGCGGAGGCCGTCGACGAGCGGGTCGACCACGTCGTCGGGGACGTCGGTGACGAGGCGGACCCACCCCGACGACAGCCGCGGGGTGAGCACCGGCACCGGGAGGACGTACAGGCGGCCGCCGAGCGCGCGACGGGTCCGCCGGAGCATCTCCTCGTAGGTGAGCACGTCCGGGCCGCCGACGTCGTAGGTCCCGCCGGCGGTCTCGGGAGCGTCGAGCACGCCGACGAGGTAGGCGATCACGTCGTCGACGTAGATCGGTTGACACTCGGTGCGCACCCAGCGCGGGGTGACCATCACGGGGAGCCGGCCGGCCAGTTGGCGGAGGATCTCGAAGCTCGCGGAGCCGGCGCCGACGATCACGGCCGCCCGGAGCGTCGTCAGGTCGTACTCGCCCTCCCCGAGGATCCGGGCGACCTCGCGGCGCGAGCGGAGGTGCTCGGAGAGCGACTCCCCGTCCTCCTCGCCCAGCCCGCCGAGGTACACCACGCGGTCGAGTCCGCCGGCGCTCGCGGCGTCGGCGAAGGCGGTCGCCGCGCGGCGGTCCGCCGCGGCGAAGTCGCCGTCCTCGCCCATCGAGTGGACGAGGTAGTAGGCGGCGTCGCAGTCGAGCGCCGCGAGCCAGCGACCGAGCGGCTGGGCGCCCGTCTCGCCGGGACCGGTGAGGAGGCGCACGTCGTCGGGCGCGAGGAGGTCGCCCTCCAGCACCCGGACGCCGTCGGGCGCGTCGTAGCGGTCGGCGTCGCGGACGAGCGCGACGACCTCGTGGCCCGCCGCCAGCAGCGCGGGCACGAGGCGGCTCCCGACGAAGCCGGTGGCGCCGGTGACGAGGACTCGCATACGCTACCTCAGGCCGGCGGTCCCGATAACCCTTGGTCCGCCCGTCGGACGGGCGTCGCCGCCGCGGTCGTCCCCGTCGCGCTCATTCCCCGCCGCCCCACGGTCCCGTCGGCGGCGCCCCCCGATCCGTCTCGACGGTCGCGGCCGCGGGGGTCGCGTCGTCGTCGACCCGGCTCCCGCGCTCGTCGGCGACCGCCCGCCACGCCGCGTCGGCGGCGCCGACCCACGAGTCGGCCGCGAGCGCCCGCTCGCGCTCGCGCTCGAACCGCTCGGCGTTCACCTCGCCGGTCCCCGGCGCCGACGCGGCGGCGCTCGCGACGAACGTCGCGCGGTCCTCGCGGGTGGACTCGCCGGCGACGAGCCGAGCGACGGTGCCGTCGAGCGCGTCGGGGTCGGGGTGGAGGAACACGGTCGAGCCGAGCGCGCCCCGGCCCAGCGGCGGCGGCGGGAGGTCCCC
It encodes the following:
- a CDS encoding lipoate--protein ligase family protein, with the translated sequence MRVYRGRRGDRETDRAATAAMLAETGESGVPALRVWAPGRSLAFGRRDARADGYARATAAAREHGFPPVERSVGGRAVAYAASTLAFARAVPLADARTGLNDRYESAVGTLVAALRDAGADVERGEPPASYCPGDYSVRVAGGGKVAGIAQRVRGDSALVSGCVTVAERGPIRAVLRPVYDALAVPFDPDSVGSVARAGGPDDPAAVRDALEAGFVGDRDAEVRDVTDLSVDRDG
- the serS gene encoding serine--tRNA ligase; its protein translation is MISRQFLREHPEEVREGIRNKGVDVDLDRILELDEEWRELKGRGDTLRHERNEVSSKIGRLKQEGNEEEAQAAIDESQALKAELAEIEDRADELEDELHDAMLHLPQIPDDDVPVGDDEDENVEVRREGFDDLRDLPSEVTPHYDLGEDLDILDFDRGAKVSGGGFYFAKGEGAMLEHALIQFFLEVHREQDYTDVFPPIPVNSKSMEGTGQFPKFVEDAYRVGDENADEINDDDLWLLPTAEVPVTNMYRDEILLDDDLPVKHQAYSPNFRREAGEHGTETRGIVRVHQFNKVELVNFVRPEHSDERFEGLVAEAEEVLKRLDLPYRILEMCTGDLGFTQAKKYDIEVWAPGDDMADGPEQGGRWLEVSSVSNFRDFQARRAGLRFRPERHESAEYLHTLNGSGVAVPRVVVAILEYYQNDDGTVDVPEPLQPYMGGREVIEGSEKLGESAVGAGEKE
- a CDS encoding nuclear transport factor 2 family protein; the protein is MSPEATVRAYYRAIDDGEYDDLAALLAPGFVHDRPDRTLSGRASFVRFMREERPRTDTEHAVDAVYRRSRDDADGAGEDASDGDASDADASDADAAEVAVRGRLLDAADGTALFGFVDVFRVGESAGTDGRTGVVRLTTYTD
- a CDS encoding DUF367 family protein codes for the protein MDLHVRYEGDDDPDKCTARKLARFDLADLHRSDRATPYGVVLNPHAERALSPADADGDAAGTLVALDCSWESAGEAMFSLPGDHRALPYLVAANPVNFGRPMQLTTVEAFAAALCILGERDHAERVLAKFTWGETFLELNEEPLRRYGDCADSSEVVAIQQEYLDR
- a CDS encoding DUF5518 domain-containing protein, whose amino-acid sequence is MTDWRAVAWGAAVFLVVAAFGTAIPVVGQIGAGLIGGAVAGYLAGGGVGNGAYHGLIAGSVTGVAYTLLFALLGGLFGLAGGGPLGGLVGGAGVLLVGALVTVLFAIDSAIAGAVGGALAE
- the hemB gene encoding porphobilinogen synthase, which translates into the protein MFPTDRPRRLRTDGVRSLVSETSLSASDLIAPVFVDATADERVAIESMPGHERVPVSEAVARVEEVLATGVEAVMVFGIPESKDAVGSRAYAEDGVVQRAVRDIAAETDAYVITDVCLCEYTDHGHCGVVEEHAAEDPTLTVQNDETLDLLSKTAVSHAEAGADMVAPSSMTDGMVGAIRDGLDASGFDAVPVMSYAVKYESSFYGPFRDAADGAPAFGDRRHYQMDPANRREALREARADVEQGADVLMVKPGLPYLDVVRDVREGFDRPVAAYNVSGEYAMLHAAADRGWLDLEATAHESLLSLKRAGADLILTYFAEDVAESL
- a CDS encoding DedA family protein; this translates as MPPWLESLLASEYALVVLFAVFVLEGAMLMYFMPSELIVPGSLLLFGHSVDTVVAVLAVAVLGATVGQTALFVVAQRGGREWLLQKRWFRVSEERLDRFDGWFDRWGQLVVPVSNSLLFTRGMLTVPAGLAEMDVRRFAALSAVGTLVFESALAALYVFGVDLLW
- a CDS encoding DUF6757 family protein; translated protein: MQCHYCDREAAYAAERGGVKVGLCESHFRDRVEELAESEGLEAIREQVDVTQTDRES
- a CDS encoding PHP domain-containing protein, with protein sequence MVAADLHVHTVVSDGQFTLDTLTAAARRAALDAVAVTDHDRIHPALDSPVSVRDGVTVVRGIELRVDTGPDGERVDLLGYGVGGEAAAPGAEDALRAECDRLQRDRRERGRRIVESVEEFLDVDLGLEPREGMGRPHVARAIHESDADYDYEGAFAHLIGDDGPCFVPRAVTPVDEGVELLRDACALVGLAHPFRYDDPDAALSLCVEHDLDAVERFYPYADAVADDPARVEALAREHDLLLAGGTDAHGEEVGVDGLDAPRWATVRDRLPEARR